A segment of the Actinomycetota bacterium genome:
CCCGGATCCTCGGGCTTGGCACCGTTATCGCCGAGATGGGGGCGCTCATCGCCTACGACCTCGGCCGGGAGGTCGTCACCAACCTCGGCGCGTACCCGGGAGGCGAGGAGCCTCCGGCAGCCCACATGGAGCGTACCGGCGCGGTGAAACTTCTCTTCGATGCGTTCCCCGGACGGCTCGAGCACCACACGCCTTGGTCGGCGTGGCGCGACTACACCCAGCTCTTCCGCGGCCTGGTCGACACCGCGGAGGCCGACAGCGTCCTCGCCGCTGCGGGGTTCGAGTGGCTGACGCTTCACGACAACGGCCGGCTCCACGGCGCGTACCTCGGGCTGGACGCGGGCGCGTCTCACGCGTACCACCTGCAGCCGCGCGGGGTCGACAAGGGCAGTGCGGTCGCGCTCGACCGGCAGCGGCGAACGTTCACCCGCGAGCAGTCGATGGCGGTGGGCGACTCGCTAGCGGATCTGACCATGGCGCCGGAGGTCGGAGCCCTCGTGCTCGTGCGCGACGCGGTCGAAGCCGATCCGGCGCTGGAGCGGGCGGCTAGCGGTCTTTCGAACGTTTACGTTTCGGAGCGGCCCGGGAACCTCGGGTGGTGCGACGCTTTACGGGCGCTCGCGCTACCCTGACCGGCTTCCGCACGACCGTCCGCTCTTCAACCACCACTTCCTCGCCGTCGACCCGGACGCCCTCCATCACGGATTCGACCACGACCGCCGGCGTCGCCCCGTCCGGCATGGCCGCGACGAACGCCTCCCGGACGCTCCGCTTATTCCAGAAGTGGCCGGCGAGCATCTTGACCGTCGCGACCCCGGGCACGATCAGCAGCATCCCGAAGAGCCCGAACAGCGAACCTGCGGCGAGGAGCGCCAGCATCACGGTGATCGGATGGAGCTTCACCGTTCTGGCCATGACGTTGGGGCTGATGATGTGGTTGTCGACCTGCTGCACCGTAAGGAGCCAGAGCCCGGCCCACAACGCATCGATGGGCTGATCGGACAGCAGCGCCAGGATCACGGCCGGGATCGCCCCGATGAACGGCCCGATCAGCGGCACCAGATTGAAGACCCCGGCGATCAGGCCGACGACAGCGGCGAACGGGATGCCGATGACGGTCAGGCCGACGGCCGACGCGATGCCGACGAAGAGCGCGACCAGCAGCTGCCCGCGGAAGAAGCTGCCGAGG
Coding sequences within it:
- a CDS encoding HAD hydrolase family protein translates to MPRRLEEHAHDLRLSLDVRVVYTDLDGTMLGPAGAFTRAPDGSLSTEPIEALMAALAREIDVVPATGRSLRGLIGDARILGLGTVIAEMGALIAYDLGREVVTNLGAYPGGEEPPAAHMERTGAVKLLFDAFPGRLEHHTPWSAWRDYTQLFRGLVDTAEADSVLAAAGFEWLTLHDNGRLHGAYLGLDAGASHAYHLQPRGVDKGSAVALDRQRRTFTREQSMAVGDSLADLTMAPEVGALVLVRDAVEADPALERAASGLSNVYVSERPGNLGWCDALRALALP